Proteins encoded by one window of Streptomyces uncialis:
- the tap gene encoding telomere-associated protein Tap, producing MSELFDAVDALIAGQSPLPPPGERERLRKAHGLTQEQVASALKVRRPTIVSWESGKTEPRPPQREAYARLLEKLSELYPATPAPVPAAAAPSPVPGTFTGSTAPVRREAGSAGPRTLSTGAAPDAVAMTAEQNNQQPPVVRTATSHPGVTTRPSASRHPAAKKATARPAAAPAVADPRFGNGPLAVVDVDTGGQVFAYCVGGLVLDVPAKSIPAVVDWTLREAKLGAPKLSGPGKSADPLLVLTEAACERFGLPAALTGEEELAGRLPEGHKVIKQLVRAEWKLTKRGFGPWARIYRPVTGSERACVQLCIPSWHALDARHWGDAAQLPPAELARLLGTYAGRVMTPRGSTAVTGLELMTALHPPTRASEPGIDGKRHSEHNPGSLGKDPVDPAPCEAPDGHPLLTDLPRFHVRGPAEKLFEEAYDWARPLTDGECTKRHLVGLDVNMAFAAGANGVPVGLGAPTHVVDPVFDPKLPGSWLVDLSHVDLSRVKAGKEWVELDGGLLPSPFTPKGERPEGPAWYATPTVAYAQELGYDVAPTEAWVRYENGRYLDAWYQRLRDAYLATMADLGVDADLAPGDFLTAMDGYKARDPQLAIVVSAVKATVKGGLGKLRERPRGEGWRPGEPWRALSRPTWRPDIRAAVISRTRINLHRKIVKHAAFTGQYPVAILSDCVVYAADGESPLDFLPYREGKPLPGGFKLGINPGLVKHEGTQSVLWGEGVREQFDAPELNLARYIKDGTVTNADNGE from the coding sequence ATGTCCGAGTTGTTTGACGCGGTCGACGCCCTGATCGCCGGGCAGTCCCCGCTCCCCCCGCCGGGCGAGCGGGAGCGGCTACGCAAGGCGCACGGCCTCACCCAGGAGCAAGTGGCCAGCGCGCTGAAGGTGCGCAGGCCCACGATCGTGTCGTGGGAGTCCGGGAAGACCGAACCGCGCCCGCCGCAGCGGGAGGCATACGCGCGCCTGCTGGAGAAGCTGTCCGAGCTCTACCCCGCCACACCCGCGCCCGTTCCGGCCGCCGCTGCTCCGTCGCCGGTGCCCGGGACGTTCACCGGTTCCACCGCGCCGGTGCGGCGCGAGGCCGGGTCCGCCGGACCGCGGACCCTGTCCACAGGCGCGGCGCCGGATGCTGTGGCCATGACTGCTGAACAGAACAACCAGCAGCCTCCCGTCGTCCGCACCGCGACGTCCCACCCGGGAGTCACCACCAGGCCGTCGGCGTCGAGGCATCCGGCCGCGAAGAAGGCCACGGCCAGGCCCGCTGCCGCTCCGGCCGTGGCCGATCCGCGCTTCGGGAACGGCCCGCTCGCGGTCGTCGACGTCGACACCGGCGGACAGGTGTTCGCGTACTGCGTCGGGGGCCTGGTCCTCGATGTCCCCGCGAAGTCGATCCCGGCCGTGGTGGACTGGACCCTTCGCGAGGCGAAGCTCGGCGCGCCGAAGCTGTCCGGGCCGGGGAAGAGCGCGGACCCGCTGCTCGTGCTCACCGAGGCCGCGTGTGAGCGCTTCGGCCTCCCGGCCGCGCTCACCGGGGAGGAGGAGCTCGCCGGCAGGTTGCCGGAGGGCCACAAGGTCATCAAGCAGTTGGTCCGCGCGGAGTGGAAGCTGACGAAGAGGGGCTTCGGTCCGTGGGCGCGGATCTACCGCCCCGTGACCGGTTCGGAGCGGGCCTGCGTCCAGCTGTGCATCCCGTCGTGGCACGCGCTCGACGCCCGGCACTGGGGCGACGCCGCCCAGTTGCCGCCCGCCGAACTCGCCCGGCTCCTGGGCACGTACGCGGGCCGGGTGATGACGCCGCGCGGCTCTACCGCCGTGACCGGCCTGGAGCTGATGACCGCGCTGCACCCGCCGACGCGCGCCTCCGAGCCCGGCATCGACGGCAAGCGGCACTCCGAGCACAACCCCGGCAGCCTGGGCAAGGACCCGGTCGATCCGGCGCCGTGCGAGGCCCCCGACGGCCACCCCCTCCTCACGGACCTGCCGCGCTTCCATGTCCGCGGCCCTGCGGAGAAGCTGTTCGAGGAGGCGTACGACTGGGCGCGCCCGCTCACCGACGGTGAATGCACCAAGCGGCACCTGGTGGGCCTGGACGTGAACATGGCCTTCGCCGCCGGTGCGAACGGCGTGCCGGTGGGCCTGGGCGCGCCGACGCATGTCGTGGACCCGGTGTTCGATCCGAAGCTCCCGGGCTCGTGGCTGGTGGATCTGTCGCACGTCGATCTGTCGCGGGTGAAGGCCGGGAAGGAGTGGGTGGAGCTGGACGGCGGCCTGCTGCCGTCCCCGTTCACGCCGAAGGGCGAGCGCCCGGAAGGGCCGGCCTGGTATGCGACGCCGACGGTGGCGTACGCCCAGGAGCTCGGCTACGACGTCGCGCCAACCGAAGCGTGGGTGCGGTACGAGAACGGCCGCTACCTGGACGCCTGGTACCAGCGGCTGCGTGACGCCTACCTCGCCACGATGGCCGACCTCGGCGTCGACGCCGACCTCGCCCCGGGCGACTTCCTGACGGCGATGGACGGCTACAAGGCCCGCGACCCTCAGCTGGCGATCGTCGTCTCGGCGGTCAAGGCGACCGTCAAGGGCGGCCTGGGCAAGCTCCGCGAGCGCCCCCGCGGGGAGGGCTGGCGGCCGGGCGAGCCGTGGCGCGCCCTGTCCCGGCCGACGTGGCGCCCGGACATCCGGGCAGCGGTCATCTCCCGCACCCGGATCAACCTGCACCGCAAGATCGTGAAGCACGCGGCGTTCACCGGACAGTACCCGGTCGCGATCCTCTCCGACTGCGTCGTCTACGCCGCCGACGGCGAGAGCCCGCTCGACTTCCTGCCCTACCGGGAGGGCAAGCCGCTGCCCGGCGGCTTCAAGCTCGGCATCAACCCCGGCCTGGTCAAGCACGAGGGCACGCAGAGCGTGCTGTGGGGCGAGGGAGTCCGGGAGCAGTTCGACGCCCCGGAGCTCAACCTCGCCCGGTACATCAAGGACGGCACCGTCACCAACGCCGACAACGGGGAGTAG
- the tpg gene encoding telomere-protecting terminal protein Tpg: protein MSMFGDSLDKALEKTFTRPMPKSAGARMRYLVRQHKGTRAVAALLGVSQRTVERYVNDQIKKPRKQLAARLEREVRSRWQPQIKEKAKKTAATTGGIVIDTRARLGYTAPIGSTDQDRIRHLTVALPPRHAAKIFEAREQGASEDRLKEIAAEALKETYFQDNGRRAGGLEEVRFTDIEHLDFQL, encoded by the coding sequence ATGAGCATGTTCGGGGACAGTCTCGACAAGGCACTGGAGAAGACGTTCACCCGCCCCATGCCCAAGAGCGCGGGCGCGCGAATGCGGTACCTGGTCCGCCAGCACAAGGGCACCCGGGCTGTCGCCGCCCTGCTCGGCGTCTCCCAGCGCACCGTGGAGCGGTACGTGAACGACCAGATCAAAAAGCCCCGCAAGCAGCTCGCCGCCCGCCTGGAGCGCGAGGTGCGGTCCCGCTGGCAGCCGCAGATCAAGGAGAAGGCGAAGAAGACCGCGGCCACCACCGGGGGCATCGTCATCGACACCCGCGCCCGCCTCGGCTACACCGCACCGATCGGCTCCACCGACCAGGACCGCATCCGCCACCTCACCGTCGCCCTCCCCCCGCGGCACGCCGCGAAGATCTTCGAAGCCCGCGAACAAGGCGCCAGTGAGGACCGGCTGAAGGAGATCGCCGCCGAAGCACTCAAGGAGACCTACTTCCAGGACAACGGCCGCCGGGCCGGCGGCCTGGAGGAAGTCCGCTTCACCGACATCGAGCACCTCGACTTCCAGCTGTAG
- a CDS encoding GNAT family N-acetyltransferase: MHIRAVRLDELPHLQDIERAAGQCFRDIGMPEIADDEPLPLGELARYPQAGLAWVAVNDTDIPVAYLIADRVDGNLHVEQVSVHPDSARRGVGRLLLDHLANHARSEGAPALTLTTFTQVPWNAPYYARCGFHLLDHGRLALGLRKIREREAAHGLDRWPRGCMRREL, encoded by the coding sequence ATGCATATTCGAGCCGTGCGTCTGGACGAGTTGCCTCACCTGCAAGACATCGAGCGGGCCGCCGGTCAGTGCTTCCGCGACATCGGCATGCCGGAGATCGCCGACGACGAACCGCTCCCGCTCGGAGAGCTCGCCCGATATCCGCAGGCCGGGCTTGCCTGGGTTGCGGTCAACGACACCGACATCCCGGTCGCTTACCTGATCGCCGACCGTGTCGACGGCAACCTCCATGTCGAACAGGTCTCGGTGCACCCGGACAGCGCACGCCGCGGGGTCGGTCGGCTACTGCTGGACCATCTGGCGAATCACGCCAGGAGCGAGGGGGCACCCGCCCTGACCCTCACCACGTTCACCCAGGTCCCGTGGAACGCCCCCTACTACGCGCGCTGCGGCTTCCACCTCCTGGACCACGGCAGGCTCGCCCTTGGGCTGCGGAAGATCCGTGAGCGCGAAGCGGCGCATGGTTTGGACCGATGGCCTCGGGGCTGCATGCGCCGGGAGCTATGA